The following is a genomic window from Acidobacteriota bacterium.
TCGACCGCAATGCCCTGCGCCAGTTGGCCGACCGTCTGCGCAACCAGCTCAAGAGCGGAGTGGTGTTGCTGGGCACGTCGGAAAACGGCAAAGCGGCGCTGGTGGCCATGGTCAGCGACGACCTCACCGACCGCATCCGCGCCGGCGACCTCATCCGCGAGGTAGCGCCGCTGGTAGGCGGCGGCGGCGGCGGACGTCCCCAGATGGCCGAAGCCGGCGGCAAAGACCCTTCCGGCCTCCCCAAAGCCCTGCAGCGAGCCTACGACTTCGTCTCTGAAAAGGCCTGAGTGAGCGAATTGAGGCTCCGATGGCGGAGAAATTCTGCCATACTTGGCGATGTGTGCGGAAGATCACTCGTCTTTCTGCGCGCTTGGGACATCTTGAAAGGACGTATGGCTAGGCTTGCGCTGTTTTTATGTCTGGCGGGACTGATGGGGGGAGACTTGTGGGCCCAGCAGGTCTATACCTATACCCGCCAGGACGGCACGCGCGTCTACAGCAATCTGGGCGGCGAACGTCATAAGGGCGCCGTCCCCTACCGCGGCCATGTCGGCGCCACGCGGCGCGGCAGCCAGACGGCGGCGGCTCCGGTTTCACCCCGCCTGGAGCGCCTGCCCGGTTCCGACGCCTACGACGACCTGATCGGCGAGATCTCCGGTCGCTATGGCGAAGACGAGAACCTGGTCAAGGCTATCATCGCCGTCGAAAGCGCCTTTCAACCCGACGTCATCTCCAACAAGAACTGCCGCGGACTGATGCAGTTGCATCCCGACACGGCGCGCCAGATGGGTGTGCGCGACGTCTTCGATCCAGCCCAGAACATCGAGGGCGGCGTCAAGTACCTGCGATACCTGCGCAAGAACTTCGATGACCTCGACCTGATTCTGGCCGCCTACAACGCGGGCGACGGCGCGGTTCGCAAGTATGGAGGCATTCCGCCCTACAAAGAAACCGAACGCTACATCGAGAAGGTCATGGCCCTCTACCAGCCGGCTCTTGAAGATCACCGCTCGGTGCGCCGCAACACCATCTACCGCGTCGTCATGCCCGACGGCAGCATCCTCCTCACCAACACCCCCAGCCAGGAAGTCTCCCGCCAAGCCGCCACCCGCCCCCGCTCCCGCGTAGTCGACGTCGACCTCACCGGAGGCACCCGGTAG
Proteins encoded in this region:
- a CDS encoding lytic transglycosylase domain-containing protein, with the translated sequence MARLALFLCLAGLMGGDLWAQQVYTYTRQDGTRVYSNLGGERHKGAVPYRGHVGATRRGSQTAAAPVSPRLERLPGSDAYDDLIGEISGRYGEDENLVKAIIAVESAFQPDVISNKNCRGLMQLHPDTARQMGVRDVFDPAQNIEGGVKYLRYLRKNFDDLDLILAAYNAGDGAVRKYGGIPPYKETERYIEKVMALYQPALEDHRSVRRNTIYRVVMPDGSILLTNTPSQEVSRQAATRPRSRVVDVDLTGGTR